Sequence from the Cucurbita pepo subsp. pepo cultivar mu-cu-16 chromosome LG02, ASM280686v2, whole genome shotgun sequence genome:
TACCCACTTGGAGGCGAGATAAGTGtgtaaaaatttgtaaatattataGGTCCGACACTTTAACGGTGTAAATCATGTTAAGCAATTGAACACGTAAGTCTATGACTAATTTTAGCTTACCATCGTTGTCAGCtgcatagttttaaaacgtgtctgttagggagaggtttctacactcttataaggaatgtttttatctcctcttcaaccgatatgggacatcacaatccaatTGTGAGATTAGAACCAAACATCGGacggtggattgtgagatcccacattggttggagagaggagcaaagcattcctcataagggtgtggaaacctctccgtaacagacgcgttttaaaaccatgaagctgACGGTGAAATGTAAggagccaaagcggataatattgGGTAAGTGAGCTAATGGGCCGGGTTTCAGATTTTGATTTGGGCCGAGACCACTTGTCGGCCCAAAAAGTTCTTTGAAAAATCTCTCCTAAAACCTCTTTTCCCGTAAACATCATCTTCTCGTAGAAAGTTCGCTATCCTCTTGGTTTTTTCTCTGTAATGCTAATGGCTACCAGTCTCTCCGTTTCTCCTCAGTCCCTAATTCCACTTCAGAAGCCATCGCTCTTACCACGAGTTCAACAAGGTCACTTCCTTCAACTCAAGTCAGTGAGTCGGATTTCGAGTGCTCGCATTCATTCCGGTTCTCAATCGGGGGTTTTGGTGCGAGCCGCTTTGGATAGCGATTACTCGTCGGAGAGGAGTAGTAGCAATGAGAAGAGGGAGGAGATTATGTTGCCTGGTTGTGATTATAACCATTGGCTTATTGTCATGGAGTTCCCCAAAGATCCTGCTCCGACGAGGGAACAGATGATTGATACCTACCTCAACACTCTTGCTACTGTATTGGGAaggttctctctctctttttcgcTCTCTCTATATCTTTATGTTcgttttcatttcaaatgtttgtGTGAGAGTTTCATTTGAGTAAAGAGTTAAAGAATCGTTGCTCGGACATGCATCGGTTTCGTAGactgaaaaaggaaattatagAAACGTATGAAGTTGTTGGAAATTGACATGTTATGTCGATATGGAAGCGTCTTGAGTTATGTAAATATTCATTAGATAACAGATAGGAGTTTGGTGAGGTTCGAATTTCGTTGTTGAAGTGAAACAAGAACGATCATTATCCATTTGCCGAGAGATGGTTGTGCTTGTATCTGTTTCTCGGTTCCCTCTTCGTTGCCTATTTTACTACTTTTAGGGCACCTCTAATAGGGATTTGGTGCCAATGTGATTGCTTCCTCCTGCTCGCTCTGCtagtctttttctttccctcttttaGAGCACCATTTATAATAAGAGAAACCAGTGGACTTACTAAAGGAGGTcagaacaataaaattatagttacACACGATATATGAGAGAGATTGGAAAATGTAATTCAAACCTTCAACTTATACCAAGATATCACGAAATCAAACGGTCAAGGATCTGTTAGACtgtgatcccacatcggttggggagtagaacgaaacattctttataagggtgtggaaacctctccctagcagatgcgttttaaaaaccatgaggagagcccaaaaaggacaatatttgctagcagtgagcttgtgttgttacagttggtatcagagtcagacactgagCGTGTGCCggtgaggacgctgagccccaaaggggggtggacacaaggcggtgtgccagcaaggatgttgggtcccaaaagggaggtggattagggagtcccacatcaattggagaagggaacgagtgtcaatgaggacgttggaccccaacgggggtggattgtgagatcccacatcggttggggaggagaacaaacattctttgtaagggtgtggaaacctctcactagcaaacgcgttttaaaaaccttgagggaaagcctaaagaagacaatatctgtgagctgtgggcttgggctgttacatagaCACTTTTATAAGTCATGGTTCTATTATCTATTAAACACAATTGAAACGTATTTATCACACTTTTTTAATGGAAGGACCTGTAGGCACAACTCTTAAAATTCAGGactaaacatttaatttaacatttatttcattagaATGTGGTTAATCTAAAAAACTTGAGAACTAAACCTTCTGGGATTTTGATCTCTCATGTGTGGATTTTCTTGGAAACAGCATGGAAGAAGCTAAGAAAAACATGTATGCCTTTAGCACCACCACCTACACTGGATTCCAATGCACGGTGTCCGAAGAAACATCCGAGAAATTCAAGGGTAAGTattagtttttgaattttttttggaagtcCTGTTCTGACGATCATGCTGAGAGTTGCCATTATAACCTTTTCATTGCAGGATTACCCGGAGTTCTTTGGGTGTTGCCAGATTCTTATTTAGATGTCAAGAACAAAGATTATGGAGGTTGGGTTTATATCTTCTCTGTATCTTTTTATTCCCTGTTTCTTGAAGACGGTATTGCTAGTTTGCAACCATAACAGTAGTTTGAATCGATTATGATACTCTTTTTTTGGTTAACTTTAGGTGACAAGTATATAAATGGGGAGATAATTCCATCAAAGTATCCTGTTTATGAACCAAAGAAAcgaagagaaacaaaatacGAAAGTAGGAGATACGAAAGAAAAAGGGATGGCCCTCCTCCCGAACAACGAAAGCCGAGACCCCAAGCGACCAGAACGGAATCAAATTCGGATTAAGGTAGTACACGGATTTTCCTTCCATTATTTGCAGTGATTGCATTGGAAAATAGaatgtttttgttcatttttgcAATCCATTAGTATAATATGACTTGAGATTGAGCTTCTGAACTGAACTACCAAGAAAGATAGATGCAAAATGAAGAGGTTGTTCATAGAATTTCATCTTTGGACTTTTGTACATGTGCTGTAGTTCAACCTGAAAAGGATTTTTGTTCTGTGATATGATTTTATAGCTTAGGGTATCATTggagaatataatatatagtttagaaccgttatttttattagtattCAAACCTTCTTGAACTGCAGATTGTTAAGAATCATGGACTTCCACGATAAtatgacattgtccactttgaacatagaccctcatggttttgtttttagtttttggggTCTCgtttccttacttataaatgtatgatcattctcttaattagccgatgcgGGGACTCCTCaacaacaatcttcaacacaTGTTATGGAGGAATTTTGAGCGGTTTTGGTTGATTGATGAGCTCTCAATACCATGTCTTCattgttatataaatattgGTGTTACTCTTTATatttaggtatttttattttttatggatatttatAAAATCTATCAAAGATGAATGTGGAATTTACAGATGAATCCAATAAAATTGCTGCCACAATCTATGCACAATAATGGGCTTTGAAGAGAGCTCTGACATTTGACTGATTGTCTGGACTTCTCTTCGTGTTCACCTCACAATCAAAAatcttttctacttttttttttttctttaaatgtcGATTATCTTACCAATTTTTCTTATccaattaaaaatacattgatgaatattattcactttttgtgtatatttctaataataaGTTTGGATTGTTATCCACTTTAATCTTAACATTTGTAactttgtttttctgtttacCAAAACTATAATGGGAGACCCacgttggttgaggaggagaacgaaacaccctttataagggtatgggagaagaacgaaacaccctttataagggtatggaaccTTTCCCTatcagacgtgttttaaagccttgaggggaagcttaaaagagaaaatccataaaggacaatatctgctagcggtggtttgggtcgttacatgttAATGTccttatttgtttctttagttttcttatttgtttcttttaatgtCTTATCACGTGTGTTAATGTCCTTATAAACATATTCTCTAACTTAATCATACTTGACTGCATACAGGTTTTTCAGGAATCTCTTTGTCGTATACCATTTAATTATTGACAACAAGGTAAGGGTGTTGTAGTGACCATGTTAAGGAAACTGTTTACCAAAAATACAGGTCTTCACAAAATCGTACGACATTAGCATACGATATGAcgagacaaaaacaaaaattagagaGAATTTTTTAAGCAATTATTGGGAGAGAATTTTCTATGGAATCCCTAACCACCTTTTAATTACTTTCTTAATACCCTAATTATTGTGCTCTCATTTGGACCGACGGCCGGTCCAATTCACTCGCTAAAAACCACCCGCCCGGTCTTCAAGTCGCAGGTAACCCCTCCATACTGTTTGGTCTTCGTGCGTCAAATCAGTTCGCTACGGTCACCATCACCCGTCCACATCAGGTAACCGTATCATCATTACTCCCCtggaattatttttttctatttttttttatttttctcgtaGCACAGTACGCGCGTGACTTCATAGTGGCATGTCGTCGTAATTATTGTCCTTTTCAATGTCTAGTTTTGGAAATTCGGTTTCCGAAAATTATCGTGGGATTGGGATTGGCCGATACGAAGAgagatttatattttttttaaaaaaaatattgttgtgAGTTATTTTACCGTTTTGCCCATCCCTTgaggttttttatttttatttttatttttatttttatttctcattttaacTACACGACAACGTTTTGCCGTTCGCGTCCTCTGTCTTTTCCTCCGCCGGTTGTGgtgtttattttttctccGTTTCCCCACCTGAAAGCTTCGGATTGAGTTCGGATTTTCATGGACGAAAATGCCCCTTTTgtgtaattaaatttgtttttattctaaaaGGGGTATACacgggttgagttgagttgagttagaTTAGAgaattttttggaccaacccaagtcgtgatcttgacacactCACGATCAGCCTAGAGGTAAATCCaaatctaatatttatttttcgcCCCGCTTTGTGGCTTCATTGGATCTTAGGTGAGATTTGTCTTCTCCCACCGAACATCACTTGTGCAGAATCCAaacttgtttgaccacacaTGCTGTCTGCACGTGCTTATTCAATCATATGCGACAGAGTCGACTTGCTTCTACACTACACCAAGTCACTCAACTTGACATTGATTCTACTCagggccaaggtctctcaatgcaacgtcGTATTCAACATCATCTTTGTTCCTAAAATTTTGTGTTGGTCTGGTTGGTGACCCGAGCAAtccgaatagagttcacaactaAATCTCCTATTCTCAaacatcaaacattcacaagtcGTAAAAGTATCTATACCTCTAATCTTAAATCTTCTACTCTTACGGTTTTTTGACCGTTCTTGAAAACTTGAAATATGTTACTCGGtccaataaaaatgaaaacgcTCATATCCCATAATCAGCAATGATATCAAGAACTCAATTTTGTTACCACCAAATCTCAAAACCTTGAAATATACCCAATGGTATCATAATGCTAATCAAAATGTCTCATGTGAAATGTCCAAAATACCCCCCACAAgaacaaaattccaaaaactAAGCTCCACTTACCACAAGCCCCCAAAAACAGAGGATACTAAAGGAAAACAAACCACAAACATCTGAAGGATCCCTTACCAAATATACCCCCTACAAGGACAAAACCGTAATTTCACAATCACCCTTCAAGCTCATCTCATTCTTCTTCCCCCAAACAGTGTCCCCCACCTTTCTCTATCACAAAACCCCATCAGCCTCcatctctctctgtctctctctgaAATTCTCCAGCCATGGCTCTGTTTCGCAGCCAGAATCTTAGCCTTTGGATCTCAATGATcttgtttttgggtttttgttcttgtttttgctCTAATTCTAAGGACGATTCTTCAATTCATGAGCTTCTTCGATCCATGGGGCTGCCGGCCGGGCTAGTGCCGAAGCAAGTGAAGTCTTACACTGTGGCTGAAAATGGTCGGTTGGAAGTGTTCTTGGATGGTCCATGTATGGCTAAGTATGAAAACAGAGTGATTTTTGAGAGTGTTTTTAGTGCAAATCTTAGCTATGGGAGCTTGATTGGAGTGCAGGGAATGTCTCAAGAAGAGCTTTTTCTATGGCTCCCTGTTAAAGATATCATTGTTAATTATCCTACTTCTGGTGTGGTACTCATCGACATTGGTGTCGCTCATAAACAGCTCTCTTTGTCCCTCTTTGAAGATCCTCCTGATTGTAGTATCCCTTAAGGTGAATTCTCTTGGATCTCTTCGATTCTTATGGgtattcttgattttgattaatgggttcttcttgtttttcatcAGTTCTTCATCAATGGCTTCTGTTTCCTctgtttcctctgttttttgtCTCTAAATTGATGgagttttccaaatctttcattaatGCCTTCTTTTGACCAtattttctcctctctctttcaATCTAAATTGATgggttcttcttgttcttcatctttcttttcattaatgGCTTCTCTTCGCTctgtttcctctgtttttcttctcattaATGGCTTCTTTCTatctcctctgtttcttctcttcACAACTAACAGTTCAGCTCATTAATGGCTTCCTTTTGTTCCATTTTTGGCGAGCTCCATTAATCTTTACATTCCCAAAACGACTATGAGCTGAAAGTTAGAGACAAAAAAACATGGGAAACTTGCAG
This genomic interval carries:
- the LOC111785747 gene encoding multiple organellar RNA editing factor 9, chloroplastic-like; the encoded protein is MLMATSLSVSPQSLIPLQKPSLLPRVQQGHFLQLKSVSRISSARIHSGSQSGVLVRAALDSDYSSERSSSNEKREEIMLPGCDYNHWLIVMEFPKDPAPTREQMIDTYLNTLATVLGSMEEAKKNMYAFSTTTYTGFQCTVSEETSEKFKGLPGVLWVLPDSYLDVKNKDYGGDKYINGEIIPSKYPVYEPKKRRETKYESRRYERKRDGPPPEQRKPRPQATRTESNSD